ccctaggtttgtaatatgtatggttaatgagttatatcactttaggcatgattttaaatataagatgggcgaaaactctcatttattgtttacgcactcttgcaaccaaaatttataagttacaacatgtcgcaactcacaatttagtaaaaataatttgtcaatatctttcacggttgttgaaaataagagaaaataagccaaaatcaaaatttagaatatgaccttgacctttgaccttgaccttcttttcatttttttggaccaaggaacTTAAATCCAAAGACtctaggcctatatcactgatggtttaccagttagaaacgcatatcacttatatcaaatgcataaggggaaataactctcatatggagtctccggatagcttcggtTCAAaggaatatcctaatcctgaagaagtaacgagcaaattggtaaaataaatttgtcgtaatcttttatagttgcgaaggagtagtggccacaagaaaaacagtgtttggggagataactcttacaacgtaaagtattttgttacgcagttgtaaatttttaaagcgtataaactatacgacatcatattccaaatatctaagcgacatcttttgaaacatcaatactacgcaagaacaaaatttaggcggaagaaaaaaaaaaaaaaaaataataatcagaacaaattcaataggtctttccacggaaaagtggaaagacctaataattaaaaaccaattgttcaaagaacaattgaatgTCTTTCCAcaggtaaagatctattttgatattgaaatatgaaaaatcagtttaaaatgttagttcctatggctttatgatgtatcaatatgaatttaaagcaaaggtcaaaatctagaacgtcctataaacctatgaccttgacctcaatttcaaggtcacaaaccaaggtCCTtcaatcaaaagaccctaggtctttaatatatttggttaaggagtaatatcactttatgtgtaattctaaatgtaagatgggcaaaaactcccatttatagTCTGCACACccttttaatcaaaatatacaagtaaggacatgtcacaactaacaatttatgaaaaattatttgtctatATGTCAACcggaatttgaaaataagtgaaaataagccaaaatcaaaatttagaatatgaccttgacctttgaccttgacctcatttttttttttttggaccaaggacctaaAAACTGaggaccctaggtctctatcacgtATGGTTTActagttagaaatgcatatcacttgaatcaaatgaaaaagggggaataactctcatatggagtctccgtaaagcaTCGGtctaaatgaatatcctaatcctgaagatgtaacgagcaatttggtaaaataaatttgtcgtaatcttttacagttgcgaaggagtagtggccacaagaaaaacagtgttagggtagataactcttacaacgtaaagtattttattttgtcgttgtaaatttttaaagcgtataaactatatgatATCATGtttcaaatatctaagcgacatcttttgaaactttaatactacgcaagaaaaaaaattaggcggaagaaaaaaaaaaaaaataataatcagaacaaatacaataggtctttccacggaaaggtggaaagacctaataatcagaacaaattcaataggtctttccacggaaaagtggaaagacctaattaaaaaccaattgttcaaagaacaattgaaggtctttccacaggtaaagatctattttattatcaaaatactttaaatcaatctaaaatgtcagttcatatgactttataatgtataaatttgaatttaaagcaaaggtcaaaatctagaacgtcctattaacctttgaccttgacctcaatttcaaggtcagcaaccaaggacctcaaacaaaaagaccctaggtctgtaatatgtatggttaatgagttatatcactataGGCATGATTTAAAACATAAGATGAAcaaaaactctcatttattgtttacgcacccttccaaccaaaatttataagttacaacatgtcgcaactcacaatttagtaaaaagaatTTGTCCATATCTTTCatggttgttgaaaataagagaaaataagccaaaatcaaaattttgaatatgaccttgacctttgaccttgaccttattttcatttttttggaccaaggacctcaaatataaagaccctaggcctatatcactgatggtttaccagtaagaaacgcatatcacttatatcaaatgcataaggggaaataactctcatatggagtctccggatagcttcggtTCAAAgtaatatcctaatcctgaagatgtaacgagcaatttggtaaaataaatttgtcgtaatcttttacggttgcgaaggagtagtggccacaagaaaaacagtgtttggggagataactcttacaacgtaaagtattttgttacgcagttgtaaatttttaaagcgtataaactatacgacatcatattccaaatatctgagcgacatcttttgaaacatcaatactacgcaagaaaaaaatttaggcggaagaaaaaaaaaaaaaataataatcagaacaaattcaataggtctttccacggaaaagtggaaagacctaataatcagaacaaattcaataggtctttccacggaaaagtggaaagacctaataatcagaacaaatacaataggtctttccacggaaaagtggaaagacctaataataatcagaacaaatacaataggtctttccacggaaaggtggaaagacctaataataataatcagaacaaatacaataggtctttccacggaaaggtggaaagacctaataataataatcagaacaaattcaataggtctttccacggaaaggtggaaagacctaataataatcagaacaaattcaataggtctttccacggaaaggtggaaagacctaattacgAAGTGTGTGTCTGTAACACGAATGGATTAACGCTCCATAAAGTAATGtcacatgtattattttttaaatttggataTAAATCAAGATTAGGTTTCTAATTATGTTATTTGAtgcattttataatatttaaaagactATTAATACAGAATAGTATAGGAATAGTTCAGCTAACTTTATCGGCATTTCTTCAAAATCAaactgtataaaacaaataaatactgtGCACATAGATGATAGTTGCTTTAAACTAAAATCATACAAATGAACTGGGTGGTTAATTATCATTACTTTACATACGAATAGAAAATATAAGGgaaacggtactatttattctgcaTGTCAGATGCGACAATAcgaacattttctaaatttaccactttttataataataaccTGGATAAAACAGTAATGTGTGGTGTAAGTAATTTGTTATCATCTGTTTaaaaaattgaagccaaatacTATCACGACCAACTTCCAACGGAGTATGTTTATGTTAACCATGCCCAAcgaaattttatacaaaatttaggaAAATTTGGAagtctctagaaaatattttaataggtttcaatatttatattgtaaataaacatactTCGGTTATTCATAgatcatacatttgtaaataaaaaaaatatatattcatttgtaCCCTTACAAccaatcacagcgctcctaAAAACTGTTGGCTCTCGGGCTGATATCATGACCTAGGGCTGATAAggggtctgatatgaaaaatgccatgtaagaatatatatatatcatatgccATTGAAACTTGTAATTTCGTGATGGCCgatttttgctttatttaattaaaacaatggTTCATAGTGTGTATGTTTATAGATCATTGTTTCTagtttgaaatatttcacaTTCATCACTGTACTAATATAAATTCCAATCATTGTCACTTTTActtattgtgtcttttttgttgctcacacttaatttgtttaaatttaatgcAACTGTCATGCAAGTttgaggttaagctagctacgAAACCAGAATTATCACaccaagccaggaatatgacGGTTGTTTTCCAGTCGttctgttaatttttgtgttcaAGCATTTTGTTTTGCCAGTTGTTTATGGACTTTCCcgtatttttgaattttccccgGAGTTCGGTTTCATGTTATCTTCTGTTTTCTCTATACCTAGTTATGACAACAAAGAGCTTTTGAAGTGCATTGAAGACCGTATAATTACCTATACTAGTTAATTGATCGATTAAAACAATGGTGTCAATCATACCCTCCATTCTTAAACTTTCTGTTGATGAAGTTAAAACTAATACCTGTGTAAAGCAGCCTATGAAAATGTACCGGACGTCATTCTTTATATGCTTTTTATTAAACATTGAATTTCAGTACTTCTCcaacattatacatttttttttatttgaccgtTGTTGATGAGAATGAAAAAttagtgttttgtttattgtttcattttactTTCTATTTCAGATGTAGCCATGTCAAACGACGACTCGAAAGAATTATCAAAAGTTGTAAGCAAAGCATTGTGCATTGATGGCATGAATGGCATTAGTGAGAAGTTAACACGCCTTTCGAAGTCGTCGACACAAGTCATTGAGTTTATAAACAAACACAAGATTGATACAATATATGGTGGTAGTCAAGCAGAAGGCACTGAAACGAAAGAGAGTGACTTTGATCAAATGACAGTAGTACCTGATATAACTGTTTGTATGTCAAAAGAAAATGCAGCACTTGTTCATGGCCATGTTTTCGAATTGAATGCCAATGTTAGCCAACCTGGATATTGCAGACTTAAAGTAAACCACTTGGGGAATGAAGAATGCGATTTTTTACAAGCGTGTCAAGGCAGTATCCAAAATTTACTTGAGGAACAAAACGATGGTATATTTCTTTCCAGCGAcaagtttgtaaaattttttgTCAACTTACCGAAACGTCTTGGTTTTTGTGTGCCTCCGAATGTACGACATGGCCCATGCACAATGTGCGAGGTACATTCTTCGTTAGGAAGATATATAGGAAAGCTTAAAGAGGAGAAGGACCATGCTTATAGCCTCCAATGTGAAGAGTGGCCTCATGAGGCCAAAGAGTGGTTCAGAAGAAAACGCCTTCATGATTGGCCGAAAACTGAAATAATAGATACAATTAAAATGCAAAGTTGTCACGCGGTTCCCGTGGGAGATAGAATTTCTTCTAATTTTTCTAGAGAGTGGCGAATATCTTTTCTACTGCAAGAAAGAGAATTGGTGTGGAGCTTCAACGACACACAACtccattgttatattttaatgaaaaaaatattgaaaaaatacattgaGCCGACTATCTCTGATGAGCTGAGTTCTTATCAACTAAAAACTAACTTGTTTTGGCTATTAGAAGAACAAGGCACATCTATATGGCAACAAGAAAATCTTTTGCAGTGTATGACTATCTGCTTTGAAAGACTTTTAGGGTGCATAGAGAATGAGGCGTTAGAACATTATTTTCATAGAAAAAGAAACTTGTTtgcaaacaaattaaaaaatgaaaaagacaaaatatttgcTCTAGATAAAATAAGAGAAATAATGAACAATATAGAAACCAGTGTCCTTGAATGTTTGCATGATATAAAAGATCTTGCAGAAACATGGGAAACCAGTGGAAAAGATACAACAGTTTTTTTGCAACAATGTAAACTTCTCCCTCGTCTGAATGAATTGTATTTTGCAGTTGAAGAAATGTATCAAGATATTCATTCGCACGTGTTtgaattcaatatatgtttaagtaGTTTCCAATACGACGAAAAAGAAATAGCAGGACTGATAGTCAAGGATTTCTTTACATTGGATGACAAACTGTCATTTCAAGGAATTAcatcagaggagaagatgttcaTACCGGCATGGTATTTTTATAGTATCAGAGTTGGAATGCTTTATTATAGATATGTCAAAAGTCCAATAAATTACGATAGATATCGGGAGTGTATCGATGACAGTTTTTTCACGGTAGAGGCAGCTATTCATAGTATTGGACGTGGATGTCCCATTGATCATATGTCCGGAATGCTTTATATTGCCTCGGTTCACCTAAACGAAGGTCGTGTTGCCATTGCAAACAAAATGGTTCTGGAAATCCTGAAAGTCGACAACGTCTTAATGTATGTTGGACGTTGTTCTGAGAAAAGATGTATACAGCTAACAATAGAAGGAATTCCGGAACAACGacaaaatctaaaaaaacatatgaaaaaagagATGCCCCATACTTTTGATGTTGTATTTTCTCCAAATGATATACACTGTGTTCCAACACCTGTTGGATACGAATGCTATGTTACACAATTGAACCGAGACAAAAAATATAAGGATTCCATTTTATTTCATCCATGCGTTTACGCACaatttttactttgttttgGATACTATAAAATTGGAAAGCGAAAGGAATTAGAAAATGCATTAGACCAATTACATTCAACTATTGAAAGCATTAAGGGCGGATATCAAAGGTATCGTGCTCTTAATCTTCTTGGGAACTGTTATTATTTGAATGGAAAATATCAACAGGCTTTTAGTTGCTTTCAGGAGTCAATTTCTTTAGCGGACAATAGAGTACAAAATGCAGCAACTTACCACATATGTATAATGCTTATGCATATACTGGACATCTTTGAACAAATCAGTCGTGAGATTAAACTTTATTGAGATGAATAATGACTCGTCTGGTTTAGGTTGTTACTGATTGAGACAAAAACCTTACTCTGACTTAGAATTAGAAACCTTGGAGTAAAGACGAAATAAAGCATATTAGCTTTTTCTGTTTCATAATGTATTAATGGGATGACACCTGCATACTTATACAAATACAAGTTTATTCAGTCTTATATTCCCCTAAATATATACCTTATAATTTGAGAAGTGAAAACCACTTTTAGCAACAATGTCGACCTAGCTCTTACtattatatctattatatttaCACCACATTCTCGACAGTGCTAAAATATACCTTCCATATCTATTCATAGAGAAACAGACAGGAAGTGGCAGCACATTAGAACTTAAACATATATGAAGCTCAATaccaattataaaataattcctTCGCATagaaatcatgaaaaaaaagacaaaaaatatttccagTTTATAGAGTGGTTAAATTTCATTTGCAAAGTGAAGTAGCCAAATCacagaaataaaaaatgcatacacGGTACAACTCAAAATACGTAAGCTacaaactaaatataaatagaatcaaattcaaaacagtgtggtcctggccattgattgatgACTTAAATTATCCctttgactgggacagattaggtgaacgtttgtctgtaacgaaaCCACTGCTCACtacttacttattatagaatttaaactgtggggtcaccaaaggttcttaacgcctttaataataaaataattcgaaaaattattcaggaataacctttatgttttgatttatattattaatataaatcaacacatcgtattattccggattcgtttttcgaattgctttatttaggtgttgagaacctttggtgaccccacagattcagtgtcttttaacaagtacatagtgagcagtgattgttaccgacaaacgttcacctaatctgtcccagtcaatgggataatttaggtcgtcaataaatggccaggaccacactgttttgaatatgatggtggccatcttgaatgatggatcggctacaaagtaacagcacttggtcagcatctcgTAAGGAACATTtgtgctatgtttggtttttattccatttagtggttctctaagagaagacatttgtatgtatttcctgtagggttctatgttaaactaagaCACCCGCTGGCAGCagtcttggat
Above is a window of Mytilus trossulus isolate FHL-02 chromosome 4, PNRI_Mtr1.1.1.hap1, whole genome shotgun sequence DNA encoding:
- the LOC134716811 gene encoding uncharacterized protein LOC134716811, producing MSNDDSKELSKVVSKALCIDGMNGISEKLTRLSKSSTQVIEFINKHKIDTIYGGSQAEGTETKESDFDQMTVVPDITVCMSKENAALVHGHVFELNANVSQPGYCRLKVNHLGNEECDFLQACQGSIQNLLEEQNDGIFLSSDKFVKFFVNLPKRLGFCVPPNVRHGPCTMCEVHSSLGRYIGKLKEEKDHAYSLQCEEWPHEAKEWFRRKRLHDWPKTEIIDTIKMQSCHAVPVGDRISSNFSREWRISFLLQERELVWSFNDTQLHCYILMKKILKKYIEPTISDELSSYQLKTNLFWLLEEQGTSIWQQENLLQCMTICFERLLGCIENEALEHYFHRKRNLFANKLKNEKDKIFALDKIREIMNNIETSVLECLHDIKDLAETWETSGKDTTVFLQQCKLLPRLNELYFAVEEMYQDIHSHVFEFNICLSSFQYDEKEIAGLIVKDFFTLDDKLSFQGITSEEKMFIPAWYFYSIRVGMLYYRYVKSPINYDRYRECIDDSFFTVEAAIHSIGRGCPIDHMSGMLYIASVHLNEGRVAIANKMVLEILKVDNVLMYVGRCSEKRCIQLTIEGIPEQRQNLKKHMKKEMPHTFDVVFSPNDIHCVPTPVGYECYVTQLNRDKKYKDSILFHPCVYAQFLLCFGYYKIGKRKELENALDQLHSTIESIKGGYQRYRALNLLGNCYYLNGKYQQAFSCFQESISLADNRVQNAATYHICIMLMHILDIFEQISREIKLY